A section of the Paramisgurnus dabryanus chromosome 4, PD_genome_1.1, whole genome shotgun sequence genome encodes:
- the LOC135752316 gene encoding uncharacterized protein has protein sequence MDVMCCKSGTDQGLQDEESTDQTSTESLDSVWNAGEQQQILQTKFNMCSVKLIDCKNLMMKIKTEPTEIKTEPTADEYEEKHNDGHDFFLSDVKSDSCCEGEITSSTSKERWTAQTHFSTTGGETLSSQRHLEGKHTEEKLFTCTRSEISFNTLQEKKLHSEEHREKSSSFHCQQCGKNFDSLSYLKLHMRTHSHEKSFCCTECGKYFRRKQTLRVHQKIHTGEKPYECPHCEKRFNHKPYLKAHALIHTNERPYQCSECGKTFRYSCSLKLHQNIHSEEKRHQCSHCDKSFGQKSQLKAHERSYTGKKPYVCSVCAKSFSQRSNLVKHLRTHTGEKPYKCSQCGKRFAHSGNLKIHERVHTGEKPHHCGVCGKSFHHRDNLVSHLRTHTGEKPYKCSQCEKTFTQSGNLKAHERLHTGEKPYVCSICGKSFAGLSTFKAHERLHTGEKPYVCSHCGKSFSDPSHFSVHQRVHIGEKLYVCSICGERFTNAGPFKSHQKKHAEEQTDL, from the exons atggatgtgatgtgctgtaaatcaggAACTGATCAGGGCTTACAGGATGAGGAATCTactgatcaaacctccacagagtctctggattctgtctggaacgctggagaacagcagcagatcctgcagaccaaatTCAACATGTGTTCAGTCAAACTCATCGACTGCAAGAACCTCATGATGAAGATCAAAACTGAGCcaacagaaataaaaactgaaccTACAGCAGATGAATATGAAGAAAAACATAATGATGGTCATGATTTTTTTCTCTCAG ATGTGAAGAGTGATTCATGTTGTGAAGGAGAAATAACGTCCTCAACATCAAAAGAGCGAtggacagcacaaactcatttCAGCACCACCGGTGGAGAGACATTGAGCTCACAGAGACATTTAGAGGGAAAACACACAGAAGAGAAACTCTTCACCTGCaccagatctgagatcagctttaataccttacaagagaagaaacttcattcagaagagCACAGAGAGAAGTCGTCGTCGTTTCACTGTCAGCAGTGTGGGAAGAATTTTGACTCCTTATCTtatctaaaacttcacatgaggacacacagtCATGAAAAGTCTTTCTGCTGCACTGAATGTGGCAAATATTTCCGCAGAAAACAAActcttcgtgttcatcagaaaattcacacaggagaaaaaccATACGAGTGTCCTCACTGTGAGAAGAGATTCAACCACAAACCTTATCTGAAGGCACATGCGCTTATACACACCAATGAGAGACCGTATCAGTGCAGTGAATGTGGAAAAACCTTTAGGTATTCGTGTTCATTAAAATTACACCAGAATATTCACTCTGAAGAGAAACGCCATCAAtgttcacactgtgataaaAGTTTCGGTCAGAAATCTCAGCTGAAAGCTCATGAGAGATCTTACACTGGAaagaaaccttacgtctgtaGTGTTTGTGCCAAGAGTTTCAGTCAACGTTCCAATTTAGTGAAACACctgagaactcatacaggtgaaaaaccttacaaatgctctcagtgtgggAAGAGGTTTGCTCATTCAGGTAACTTAAAAATCcatgagagagttcacactggagagaaacctcatcactgtggtgtttgtgggaagagttttcaTCACCGTGACAATTTGGTGTCACATctgagaactcatacaggtgaaaaaccttacaaatgctctcagtgtgagaagacGTTTACTCAGTCAGGTAACTTAAAAGCCCATGAGAGacttcatactggagagaaaccttacgtctgctcgATCTGTGGAAAGAGCTTTGCTGGTCTAAGTACTTTTAAAGCCCATGAGagacttcacactggagagaagcCTTATGTCTGCTCTCACTGTGGCAAGAGCTTCTCTGATCCGTCTCATTTCAGtgttcatcagagagttcacattGGAGAGAAACTTTATGTCTGCTcgatctgtggagagagattcACTAATGCAGGACCTTTTAAGAGTCATCAGAAGAAACATGCTGAAGAACAAACTGATCTGTAA
- the LOC135752371 gene encoding uncharacterized protein, translating into MDVMCCKSVGTDQGLQDEESTDQTSTESLDSVCNAGEQQQILQTKLKMCSVKPVDFMMMKIKTEPTEIQIDPTEIKTEPTEIKTEPTADEYEDSHNDGQDFILSDVKSELCSSSTSKEGLTAQTHSFITGGETLSSQIHLEREHTEQKLFTRSEISFTTLQEKKLHSEEHREKQCGKDFFTPTTNINVHMRTRSREKPFYCTECGKYFITKQNLDAHQRIHTGEKPFECPRCEMRFSHKHHLKRHMRIHTNERPYLCSECGKTYRDSGSLKSHQNIHSEEKLHQCSLCDKRFRHKSNLIVHQRVHTGEKPYICSICGERFGYLGSFYNHKKKHTNKRH; encoded by the exons ATGGatgtgatgtgctgtaaatcagtaggaactgatcagggcttacaggatgaggaatctactgatcaaacctccacagagtctctggattctgtctgtaacgctggagaacagcagcagatcctgcagaccaaactcaagatgtgttcagtcaaacCCGTCGACTTCATGATGATGAagatcaaaactgaacccacagaaatacaAATTGATCctacagaaataaaaactgaacctacagaaataaaaactgaacccacagcaGATGAATATGAAGACAGTCATAATGATGGTCAGGATTTTATTCTCTCAG ATGTGAAGAGTGAATTATGTTCGTCCTCAACATCAAAAGAGGgactgacagcacaaactcattcTTTCATCACTGGTGGAGAGACATTGAGCTCACAGATACATTTAGAGAgagaacacacagaacagaaactcttcaccaggtctgagatcagctttactaccttacaagagaagaaacttcattcagaagagCACAGAGAGAAGCAGTGTGGGAAGGATTTTTTTACACCAACAACTAATATAAACGTCCACATGAGGACACGCAGCCGTGAAAAGCCTTTCTACTGCACTGAATGTGGCAAATATTTTATTACCAAACAAAATCTTGATGCTCATCAGAGaattcacacaggagaaaaaccATTCGAGTGTCCTCGCTGTGAGATGAGGTTCAGCCACAAACATCATCTGAAGAGACACATGCGTATACACACCAATGAGAGACCGTATCTGTGCAGTGAATGTGGAAAAACCTATAGGGATTCAGGTTCATTAAAATCACACCAGAATATTCACTCTGAAGAGAAACTCCATCAATGTTCACTCTGTGATAAACGTTTCCGTCATAAATCTAATCTGATagttcatcagagagttcacactggagagaaaccttacatctGCTCGATTTGTGGAGAGAGATTTGGTTATTTAGGAAGTTTTTATAATCACAAGAAGAAACATACTAACAAACGACACTGA
- the LOC135750656 gene encoding uncharacterized protein translates to MDVMCCKSGTDQGLQDEESTDQTSTESLDSVWNAGEQQQILQTKLNMCSVKLEDSANQTEMKRETTAEEDHTEEDVKSDSCCEGEITSSTSQERWSAQTHFSITGGETLSSQRHLERKHTEQKLFTCTRSEISFNTLQEKKLHSEEHKETKKQFDCEKRDEKSFYCSDCGYSFSTKHNLDVHQRIHTGEKPYECPHCEMRFRHKHHLKAHVLIHTKERPHLCSECGKTFRDSWSLKSHQNFHTEEKLHQCSHCDKRYCQKSHLIAHERIHTGEKPYVCSVCAKSFNQREHIMRHLRTHTGEKPYKCSQCEKTFAQSGHLKAHQRVHTGEKPYVCSQCGKSFSHHSAFRHHQIVHTGEKSHHCNVCEKSFNQRSNLVKHQRTHTGEKPFKCSYCERTFAQSGNLQIHERVHTGEKPYVCSQCGKSFFNQTSFNYHQRTHTGEKPYKCSQCEKMFTKSSNLKIHERIHTGEKPYVCSICGERFTKVGHLKTHQKKHTEEQTDL, encoded by the exons atggatgtgatgtgctgtaaatcaggAACTGATCAGGGTTTACAGGATGAGGAATCTactgatcaaacctccacagagtctctggattctgtctggaacgctggagaacagcagcagatcctgcagaccaaactcaACATGTGTTCAGTCAAACTGGAGGACAGTGCAAACCAAACTGAGATGAAAAGAGAAACCACAGCCGAGGAAGATCACACTGAGGAAG atgtgaagagtgATTCATGTTGTGAAGGAGAAATAACGTCCTCAACATCACAAGAGCGATGGTCAGCACAAACTCATTTCAGCATCACCGGTGGAGAGACATTGAGCTCACAGAGACATttagagagaaaacacacagaacagaaactcttcacctgcaccagatctgagatcagctttaataccttacaagagaagaaacttcattcagaagaACACAAAGAGACGAAGAAGCAGTTTGACTGTGAGAAAAGGGATGAAAAGTCTTTCTATTGCAGTGATTGTGGCTATTCATTCAGCACCAAACACAATCTTGATGTTCATCAGAGaattcacacaggagaaaaaccATACGAGTGTCCTCACTGTGAGATGAGATTCAGACACAAACATCACCTGAAGGCACATGTGCTTATACACACCAAAGAGAGACCGCATCTGTGCAGTGAATGTGGAAAAACCTTTAGAGATTCATGGTCATTAAAATCACACCAGAATTTTCACACTGAAGAGAAACTCCATCAAtgttcacactgtgataaaCGTTACTGTCAGAAATCTCATCTGATAGCCcatgagagaattcacactggagagaaaccttacgtctgtaGTGTTTGTGCAAAGAGTTTTAATCAACGTGAACATATAATGAGACACctgagaactcatacaggtgaaaaaccttacaaatgctctcagtgtgagaagacGTTTGCTCAGTCAGGTCACTTAAAAgctcatcagagagttcacactggagagaaaccttacgtctgctctcaatgtggaaagagcttctcACATCACAGTGCCTTCAGACATCATCAGatagttcacactggagagaaatcTCATCACTGTAATGTCTGCGAGAAGAGTTTTAATCAACGTAGCAATTTAGTGAaacaccagagaactcatacaggtgaaaaacctttcaaatgctcttaTTGTGAGAGAACTTTTGCTCAGTCTGGTAACTTACAAATCcatgagagagttcacactggagagaaaccttacgtctgctctcAGTGTGGTAAGAGCTTCTTTAATCAAACTTCTTTCAACTATCAtcagagaactcatacaggtgaaaaaccttataaatgctctcagtgtgagaagaTGTTTACTAAGTCAAGTAACTTAAAAATCcatgagagaattcacactggagagaaaccttacgtctgctcgatctgtggagagagattcACTAAAGTAGGACATTTAAAGACTCATCAGAAGAAACACACTGAAGAACAAACTGATCTGTGA
- the LOC135750675 gene encoding uncharacterized protein isoform X1 has translation MMDVMCWKSETDQGLQEEESTDQTSTESLDSVWNAGEQQQILQTKLNMCSVKLKDCGNQTEIKTEPTEIKIEPTEDDDDDDDDYDDDDDDDDDDDDYDDDDSEYIPSDKKSVRFTNLHEKKLHSEDHKEKKKKQFPCEQCGRICVSSSSLIIHMRTHSGERPFHCTYCDKCFLCKGSLNVHERTHTGEKPHQCPLCEKRFISGHHLNKHVRLHTNERPYQCSECGKTFRILDSLRHHKVTHSERLHQCSHCDKRFYHKKDLIIHERVHTGERPYLCSHCGKSFSNPSTFKVHQRVHTGEKPHHCSVCGKSFSRRCNLVTHQRIHTGEKPYKCSQCGEGFNQAVLLRIHQRVHTGEKPYRCLICGERFANVGPFKTHQKKHAEQQTDL, from the exons atgATGGATGTAATGTGCTGGAAATCAGAAACTGATCAGGGCTTACAGGAGGAGGAATCTactgatcaaacctccacagagtctctggattctgtctggaacgctggagaacagcagcagatcctgcagaccaaactcaACATGTGTTCAGTCAAACTAAAGGACTGTGGGAACCAAACTGAGATTAAAACAGAACCCACAGAAATAAAAATAGAACCAACAGAAGACGACGACGACGATGATGATGACTACGACGACGACGAcgacgatgatgatgatgatgatgactaCGACGACGACGACAGTGAGTACATTCCTTCAG ATAAGAAGAGTGTCCGTTTTACTAACTTACACgagaagaaacttcattcagaagatcacaaagagaagaagaagaagcagtttCCCTGTGAGCAGTGTGGAAGGATTTGTGTTTCTTCTTCTAGTCTGATCATtcacatgaggacacacagtgGTGAAAGGCCTTTCCACTGCACTTACTGTGACAAATGTTTTCTCTGCAAAGGAAGTCTTAATGTTCATGAGAGAACtcacacaggagaaaaaccACACCAGTGTCCTCTATGTGAGAAGAGATTCATTAGTGGACAccatttaaacaaacatgtgcgtttacacacCAATGAGAGACCGTATCAGTGCAGTGAATGTGGAAAAACCTTTAGGATTTTAGATTCTTTAAGACACCATAAAGTAACACACTCTGAAAGACTTCATCAAtgttcacactgtgataaaCGTTTTTATCATAAAAAGGATCTGATAATCCATGAGAGAGTTCACACGGGAGAGAGACCTTATCTCTGTTCtcactgtggaaagagcttctctAATCCAAGTACTTTTAAagtccatcagagagttcatactggagagaaacctcatcactgcagtgtttgtgggaagagtttcagTCGACGTTGCAATCTAGTGACACaccagagaattcatacaggtgaaaaaccttacaaatgctctcagtgtggaGAGGGGTTTAATCAAGCGGTTCTTCTGAGaatccatcagagagttcatacaggCGAGAAACCTTACCGCTGCTTGATCTGTGGAGAAAGATTCGCTAATGTAGGACCTTTTAAGACTCATCAGAAGAAGCATGCTGAACAACAAACTGATCTGTGA
- the LOC135750675 gene encoding uncharacterized protein isoform X2, with product MMDVMCWKSETDQGLQEEESTDQTSTESLDSVWNAGEQQQILQTKLNMCSVKLKDCGNQTEIKTEPTEIKIEPTEDDDDDDDDYDDDDDDDDDDDDYDDDDNKKSVRFTNLHEKKLHSEDHKEKKKKQFPCEQCGRICVSSSSLIIHMRTHSGERPFHCTYCDKCFLCKGSLNVHERTHTGEKPHQCPLCEKRFISGHHLNKHVRLHTNERPYQCSECGKTFRILDSLRHHKVTHSERLHQCSHCDKRFYHKKDLIIHERVHTGERPYLCSHCGKSFSNPSTFKVHQRVHTGEKPHHCSVCGKSFSRRCNLVTHQRIHTGEKPYKCSQCGEGFNQAVLLRIHQRVHTGEKPYRCLICGERFANVGPFKTHQKKHAEQQTDL from the exons atgATGGATGTAATGTGCTGGAAATCAGAAACTGATCAGGGCTTACAGGAGGAGGAATCTactgatcaaacctccacagagtctctggattctgtctggaacgctggagaacagcagcagatcctgcagaccaaactcaACATGTGTTCAGTCAAACTAAAGGACTGTGGGAACCAAACTGAGATTAAAACAGAACCCACAGAAATAAAAATAGAACCAACAGAAGACGACGACGACGATGATGATGACTACGACGACGACGAcgacgatgatgatgatgatgatgactaCGACGACGACGACA ATAAGAAGAGTGTCCGTTTTACTAACTTACACgagaagaaacttcattcagaagatcacaaagagaagaagaagaagcagtttCCCTGTGAGCAGTGTGGAAGGATTTGTGTTTCTTCTTCTAGTCTGATCATtcacatgaggacacacagtgGTGAAAGGCCTTTCCACTGCACTTACTGTGACAAATGTTTTCTCTGCAAAGGAAGTCTTAATGTTCATGAGAGAACtcacacaggagaaaaaccACACCAGTGTCCTCTATGTGAGAAGAGATTCATTAGTGGACAccatttaaacaaacatgtgcgtttacacacCAATGAGAGACCGTATCAGTGCAGTGAATGTGGAAAAACCTTTAGGATTTTAGATTCTTTAAGACACCATAAAGTAACACACTCTGAAAGACTTCATCAAtgttcacactgtgataaaCGTTTTTATCATAAAAAGGATCTGATAATCCATGAGAGAGTTCACACGGGAGAGAGACCTTATCTCTGTTCtcactgtggaaagagcttctctAATCCAAGTACTTTTAAagtccatcagagagttcatactggagagaaacctcatcactgcagtgtttgtgggaagagtttcagTCGACGTTGCAATCTAGTGACACaccagagaattcatacaggtgaaaaaccttacaaatgctctcagtgtggaGAGGGGTTTAATCAAGCGGTTCTTCTGAGaatccatcagagagttcatacaggCGAGAAACCTTACCGCTGCTTGATCTGTGGAGAAAGATTCGCTAATGTAGGACCTTTTAAGACTCATCAGAAGAAGCATGCTGAACAACAAACTGATCTGTGA